One genomic region from Drosophila busckii strain San Diego stock center, stock number 13000-0081.31 chromosome 3R, ASM1175060v1, whole genome shotgun sequence encodes:
- the LOC108602286 gene encoding J domain-containing protein isoform X4: MICFHFWFNASICALCFIIYKQRNLPLENSSKMSAVDAIINYKRNPNEDYYKLLHCDETSSPEQIQAEYKALALQYHPDKNAGDKEAEAKFQSLKAGGQGDAVRSGEARSV; this comes from the exons AtgatttgctttcatttctgGTTCAATGCTTCAATTTGCGCTCTATGTTTCATAATTTACAAACAACGCAAc TTGCCGCTAGAAAACTCTTCCAAGATGAGCGCCGTGGATGCCATTATCAATTATAAGCGCAATCCCAACGAGGACTACTACAAGTTGCTCCACTGTGACGAGACCTCCTCG CCCGAGCAAATTCAGGCCGAGTACAAGGCTCTCGCTCTACAATACCATCCCGATAAGAATGCTGGCGACAAGGAAGCTGAGGCCAAGTTTCAGTCCTTGAAG GCAGGAGGCCAAGGAGACGCTGTGCGATCCGGAGAAGCGCGCAGTGTATGA
- the LOC108602286 gene encoding J domain-containing protein isoform X1 — protein sequence MICFHFWFNASICALCFIIYKQRNLPLENSSKMSAVDAIINYKRNPNEDYYKLLHCDETSSPEQIQAEYKALALQYHPDKNAGDKEAEAKFQSLKEAKETLCDPEKRAVYDKWLNSGISMSYKQWLGMKEHVGQVRRYTIAEKVDKESMHWATPKTKDRMLPDSTGGGAVTAGCSGGAAGGGGGGLTAASPNPAHRRASEGGAALYYGNRKTEWGTENTDVANKFRNYEI from the exons AtgatttgctttcatttctgGTTCAATGCTTCAATTTGCGCTCTATGTTTCATAATTTACAAACAACGCAAc TTGCCGCTAGAAAACTCTTCCAAGATGAGCGCCGTGGATGCCATTATCAATTATAAGCGCAATCCCAACGAGGACTACTACAAGTTGCTCCACTGTGACGAGACCTCCTCG CCCGAGCAAATTCAGGCCGAGTACAAGGCTCTCGCTCTACAATACCATCCCGATAAGAATGCTGGCGACAAGGAAGCTGAGGCCAAGTTTCAGTCCTTGAAG GAGGCCAAGGAGACGCTGTGCGATCCGGAGAAGCGCGCAGTGTATGACAAGTGGCTGAACAGCGGCATCTCGATGAGCTACAAGCAGTGGCTGGGCATGAAGGAGCACGTCGGCCAGGTGAGAAGATACACAATTGCCGAGAAGGTGGATAAAGAG TCCATGCATTGGGCCACGCCCAAGACCAAGGACCGCATGCTACCCGATTCCACTGGCGGGGGCGCTGTAACTGCTGGGTGCAGCGGTGGCGCAgctggcggcggtggcggcggcttGACGGCAGCATCCCCCAATCCGGCTCATCGTCGCGCCTCCGAGGGCGGCGCTGCCCTTTACTACGGCAACCGCAAGACCGAGTGGGGCACGGAGAACACCGACGTGGCTAATAAGTTTCGCAATTATGAAATCTAA
- the LOC108602286 gene encoding J domain-containing protein isoform X3, which translates to MSAVDAIINYKRNPNEDYYKLLHCDETSSPEQIQAEYKALALQYHPDKNAGDKEAEAKFQSLKEAKETLCDPEKRAVYDKWLNSGISMSYKQWLGMKEHVGQVRRYTIAEKVDKESMHWATPKTKDRMLPDSTGGGAVTAGCSGGAAGGGGGGLTAASPNPAHRRASEGGAALYYGNRKTEWGTENTDVANKFRNYEI; encoded by the exons ATGAGCGCCGTGGATGCCATTATCAATTATAAGCGCAATCCCAACGAGGACTACTACAAGTTGCTCCACTGTGACGAGACCTCCTCG CCCGAGCAAATTCAGGCCGAGTACAAGGCTCTCGCTCTACAATACCATCCCGATAAGAATGCTGGCGACAAGGAAGCTGAGGCCAAGTTTCAGTCCTTGAAG GAGGCCAAGGAGACGCTGTGCGATCCGGAGAAGCGCGCAGTGTATGACAAGTGGCTGAACAGCGGCATCTCGATGAGCTACAAGCAGTGGCTGGGCATGAAGGAGCACGTCGGCCAGGTGAGAAGATACACAATTGCCGAGAAGGTGGATAAAGAG TCCATGCATTGGGCCACGCCCAAGACCAAGGACCGCATGCTACCCGATTCCACTGGCGGGGGCGCTGTAACTGCTGGGTGCAGCGGTGGCGCAgctggcggcggtggcggcggcttGACGGCAGCATCCCCCAATCCGGCTCATCGTCGCGCCTCCGAGGGCGGCGCTGCCCTTTACTACGGCAACCGCAAGACCGAGTGGGGCACGGAGAACACCGACGTGGCTAATAAGTTTCGCAATTATGAAATCTAA
- the LOC108602286 gene encoding J domain-containing protein isoform X2: protein MSAVDAIINYKRNPNEDYYKLLHCDETSSPEQIQAEYKALALQYHPDKNAGDKEAEAKFQSLKEAKETLCDPEKRAVYDKWLNSGISMSYKQWLGMKEHVGQSMHWATPKTKDRMLPDSTGGGAVTAGCSGGAAGGGGGGLTAASPNPAHRRASEGGAALYYGNRKTEWGTENTDVANKFRNYEI from the exons ATGAGCGCCGTGGATGCCATTATCAATTATAAGCGCAATCCCAACGAGGACTACTACAAGTTGCTCCACTGTGACGAGACCTCCTCG CCCGAGCAAATTCAGGCCGAGTACAAGGCTCTCGCTCTACAATACCATCCCGATAAGAATGCTGGCGACAAGGAAGCTGAGGCCAAGTTTCAGTCCTTGAAG GAGGCCAAGGAGACGCTGTGCGATCCGGAGAAGCGCGCAGTGTATGACAAGTGGCTGAACAGCGGCATCTCGATGAGCTACAAGCAGTGGCTGGGCATGAAGGAGCACGTCGGCCAG TCCATGCATTGGGCCACGCCCAAGACCAAGGACCGCATGCTACCCGATTCCACTGGCGGGGGCGCTGTAACTGCTGGGTGCAGCGGTGGCGCAgctggcggcggtggcggcggcttGACGGCAGCATCCCCCAATCCGGCTCATCGTCGCGCCTCCGAGGGCGGCGCTGCCCTTTACTACGGCAACCGCAAGACCGAGTGGGGCACGGAGAACACCGACGTGGCTAATAAGTTTCGCAATTATGAAATCTAA
- the LOC108601576 gene encoding prolyl 4-hydroxylase subunit alpha-1, with the protein MIYTITNLSNITIKLIAEIDVIVNVGQPEYLEASTIDEIHRPKVSTYRWAKGNWIPTANSTEEQQLTLARIQQRIRDMTELAIDRGKLTNFQLITYGFGGQYKIHFDFSGFFDNNVALKNRIDLIFNDRIGTVLFYLNDPNGGGATVFPFLNLKVAPERGKALFWHSLDPKSFDYEMGSLHAGCPVLVGQKTVLVQWIHEREQMFTKPCFYAPNQLNLLSECCLTELVVHDFQLQQFQYTSYGYGGHNSAHYDNFGTYENNNSDPKRIPWISPKHCADLCGAIVFPHLNLTLSPERGKALFFYNLNPKNFDYDERMLHAACPVLLGHKMVINKPAYGAVSVKRITKVLIRILFAGMHLHSFDTRKMFSCGLLLVLATLWHAASCEFHSSIHAMSKVFGYEQQMLQHMQKFLGDNQSKLDFLNARLAEYEHQLDEAQQWRGGVSYLDSPLNKYLLTKRLTVDWQRIENLMAAKTGQKALLRLQQMQQRKQIPDAAELNGAIDGLLRLQSIYRLSAEDIAAGRLAGIDYGTQLTLAHCMDIAQKAMRDNHLQLAHAWLVEANKRVSIKDRVLMQPQILGKLLQLKMQLADYQGANSTLSALMALAPANEQHVLDYEALQMKAFDSSGAVLEHAPLPTDFGALNDANEKYKFTCSGHIKLTPAELRPLRCGYLSETHAFLLLAPLKVEELSHDPLLVIYHDVIYQSEIDVLTALAEKQIVRARVIGENETLVSNVRTSQYTFISKSRHQVLRTIDQRVADMTNLNMEFAEMHQFANYGIGGHYSQHMDWFYPSAFQHNNVAQPEWGNRIATVLFYLSDVEQGGGTAFPLIKQLLKPQKYAAAFWYNLHASGEPDVRTLHGACPIIAGSKWVLNRWIRESQQSTQRPCLLYNDALLTPSMLAEFIKNNS; encoded by the exons ATGATCTACACAATCACTAATTTGTCCAATatcacaattaaattaatt GCAGAGATCGATGTGATAGTAAATGTAGGTCAGCCTGAGTACCTGGAAGCTAGTACAATAGATGAAATACATAGACCCAAAGTATCAACATATCGCTGGGCCAAAGGTAATTGGATACCCACAGCCAATTCCACTGAAGAACAGCAGTTAACTCTGGCAAGAATACAGCAACGTATTCGGGATATGACGGAGCTAGCAATAGACCGTGGAAAACTGACAAATTTTCAACTAATAACCTATGGATTTGGTGGgcaatacaaaatacattttgactTTTCCGGATTCTTTGATAATAATGTGGCACTTAAAAATCGCATAGATCTCATTTTTAATGATCGTATTGGCACAGTCTTATTTTAT CTCAATGATCCAAATGGTGGTGGTGCAACAGTTTTTCCCTTTCTAAACCTGAAGGTGGCACCAGAACGTGGCAAGGCCTTGTTTTGGCACAGTCTGGATCCCAAAAGCTTCGACTATGAAATGGGCAGCTTGCATGCCGGCTGTCCCGTGTTGGTTGGACAAAAAACGG TATTGGTGCAATGGATACACGAACGAGAGCAAATGTTTACTAAGCCCTGCTTCTATGCTCCA AATCAATTGAATCTGTTAAGCGAATGCTGCCTGACGGAGCTAGTAGTGCACGATTTTCAGCTACAGCAATTTCAGTACACAAGCTACGGCTACGGCGGACACAACAGTGCACACTACGATAATTTTGGTACCTACGAGAATAATAACAGTGATCCCAAACGCATACCTTGGATATCGCCTAAGCACTGTGCTGATTTAT GCGGTGCTATTGTATTTCCTCATTTAAACCTGACGTTGTCACCAGAGCGTGGCAAGGCGTTGTTCTTCTATAATCTGAATCCCAAGAACTTTGACTACGACGAGCGTATGTTGCATGCCGCGTGTCCAGTGCTGCTTGGACATAAAATGG TCATTAACAAGCCGGCTTATGGTGCCGTAAGCGTTAAGCGGATTACCAAAGTACTCATCCGCATCCTCTTCGCCGGCATGCATTTGCACAGCTTCGAC ACTCGCAAAATGTTCTCATGCGGACTGCTGCTCGTTCTCGCCACGCtgtggcatgcggcaagcTGCGAATTTCATTCTTCCATACATGCCATGTCAAAAGTGTTTGGCTACgaacagcaaatgttgcagcatATGCAAAAGTTTCTGGGTGACAATCAGAGTAAATTGGATTTTCTCAATGC GCGACTGGCAGAGTACGAGCATCAGCTCGATGAGGCGCAGCAATGGCGCGGGGGCGTCTCATACCTCGATAGTCCactgaataaatatttgcttaccAAGCGACTGACAGTGGACTGGCAGCGCATTGAAAATCTCATGGCAGCCAAAACGGGCCAGA AAGCGCTGCTGCGCCTccagcaaatgcaacagcgCAAGCAAATCCCAGATGCAGCGGAGCTGAATGGTGCCATCGATGGCTTGTTGCGACTGCAGAGCATCTACAGACTGTCAGCCGAGGATATAGCTGCAGGCAGATTGGCTGGCATCGACTATGG AACGCAGCTCACTCTGGCCCATTGCATGGACATAGCGCAGAAGGCAATGCGTGATAATCATCTGCAGCTGGCACACGCCTGGCTGGTGGAGGCGAACAAGCGAGTGTCCATTAAGGATCGTGTTTTAATGCAGCCACAGATATTGGGCAAGCTGTTGCAGCTAAAGATGCAGCTAGCGGATTATCAAGGTGCTAATAGCACTTTAAGCGCGCTTATGGCTTTGGCGCCTGCAAACGAGCAGCATGTGCTGGACTATGAGGCACTGCAAATGAAAGCATTCGACTCATCCGGCGCCGTATTAGAGCATGCG CCGCTGCCCACAGACTTTGGCGCTTTAAACGATGCGaatgaaaaatacaaattcacATGCAGTGGCCACATCAAGTTGACGCCCGCCGAGCTGCGTCCTTTGCGCTGCGGCTATTTGAGCGAGACACACGCATTTCTGCTGTTGGCGCCGCTGAAGGTGGAGGAGCTTAGTCATGATCCGCTGCTGGTTATCTATCACGATGTCATTTATCAAAGCGAAATCGATGTGCTGACAGCGCTGGCGGAGAAGCAAATTGTGCGCGCTCGCGTCATTGGAGAAAATGAAACTTTAGTGTCCAATGTGCGCACTAGTCAATATACTTTTATATCCAAGAGCAGACATCAAGTGTTGCGCACTATAGATCAGCGTGTAGCTGATATGACCAATTTGAATATGG AGTTTGCCGAGATGCATCAGTTTGCCAACTATGGCATAGGTGGGCACTATTCACAGCATATGGATTGGTTTTATCCAAGCGCC TTTCAACACAATAATGTCGCTCAGCCGGAGTGGGGCAATCGCATTGCCACTGTATTATTCTAT CTAAGCGACGTCGAGCAGGGCGGCGGCACCGCATTTCCGCTCATAAAACAATTGCTGAAGCCCCAGAAATATGCGG CTGCCTTTTGGTATAATCTGCATGCCTCGGGCGAGCCTGATGTGCGCACTTTGCATGGCGCCTGTCCCATCATAGCGGGCTCCAAGTGGG TGCTGAATCGCTGGATACGTGAGTCTCAGCAGTCGACGCAGCGTCCTTGTCTTTTGTATAATGACGCCTTGTTAACGCCCAGCATGCTTGccgaatttattaaaaataattcctAG
- the LOC108602283 gene encoding prolyl 4-hydroxylase subunit alpha-1: MLRSLTQDIQAALQKGCYSIATNEQLKILLGPEQIEFLKQILPELPTYNDLDEATLALVRIQETYALDTRDMAKGFLAGVQYDIKLTPCDCAELGLRYLNMELYGYAQEWSTLSLELLNQTEFHNKAPIAAMQEFRIFVLSQALIGEENFARLCRSPNQTILSSSHLRCFYKTNGNWFLRLAPFKLELLSLAPYVVVYHDVISQAEIDVIVNVGQPEYLEASTIDEIHRPKVSTYRWAKGNWIPTANSTEEQQLTLARIQQRIRDMTELAIDRGKLTNFQLITYGFGGQYKIHFDFSGFFDNNVALKNRIDLIFNDRIGTVLFYLNDPNGGGATVFPFLNLKVAPERGKALFWHSLDPKSFDYEMGSLHAGCPVLVGQKTVLVQWIHEREQMFTKPCFYAPVRRTYNYDIGGLS; encoded by the exons ATGCTTAGAAG TCTGACTCAAGATATTCAAGCTGCATTACAAAAAGGATGTTACAGCATTGCTACAAATGAGCAGCTGAAAATATTATTGGGTCCAg aacaaattgaatttttgaagcAAATACTGCCCGAGTTGCCTACATACAATGATTTGGATGAGGCcactttagctttagttcGCATACAAGAGACTTATGCGCTAGATACGAGGGATATGGCTAAAGGATTTCTTGCTGGTGTACAATATGA cataAAACTAACGCCCTGTGATTGCGCTGAACTGGGCTTACGATACTTAAACATGGAACTGTATGGGTATGCACAGGAATGGTCAACTTTATCCCTTGAGCTGTTAAATCAAACAGAATTTCACAACAAAGCACCCATAGCTGCAATGCAAGAGTTTCGAATATTTGTATTATCTCAAGCCTTAATTGGAGAAGAGAATTTCGCTAGACTTTGTCGTTCACCGAATCAAACCATCTTAAGCTCATCGCATTTGCgttgtttttataaaacaaatggaAATTGGTTTCTACGTCTAGCGCCTTTCAAGTTGGAGCTGCTATCGCTAGCTCCTTATGTAGTTGTCTATCATGATGTCATCTCACAGGCAGAGATCGATGTGATAGTAAATGTAGGTCAGCCTGAGTACCTGGAAGCTAGTACAATAGATGAAATACATAGACCCAAAGTATCAACATATCGCTGGGCCAAAGGTAATTGGATACCCACAGCCAATTCCACTGAAGAACAGCAGTTAACTCTGGCAAGAATACAGCAACGTATTCGGGATATGACGGAGCTAGCAATAGACCGTGGAAAACTGACAAATTTTCAACTAATAACCTATGGATTTGGTGGgcaatacaaaatacattttgactTTTCCGGATTCTTTGATAATAATGTGGCACTTAAAAATCGCATAGATCTCATTTTTAATGATCGTATTGGCACAGTCTTATTTTAT CTCAATGATCCAAATGGTGGTGGTGCAACAGTTTTTCCCTTTCTAAACCTGAAGGTGGCACCAGAACGTGGCAAGGCCTTGTTTTGGCACAGTCTGGATCCCAAAAGCTTCGACTATGAAATGGGCAGCTTGCATGCCGGCTGTCCCGTGTTGGTTGGACAAAAAACGG TATTGGTGCAATGGATACACGAACGAGAGCAAATGTTTACTAAGCCCTGCTTCTATGCTCCAGTAAGACGAACATATAACTACGACATAGGAGGTCTAAGCTAA
- the LOC108602599 gene encoding prolyl 4-hydroxylase subunit alpha-1, with translation MQMRGAVHLFWLICLALGVCGNNEQQQLRELLETEATLIGTLRDYTNALNKQLLQIRAELRQLEQLHEQVGEQVAEHMGNPLNVLRILKRFSSLWPQLQAQANATYQLNKQQLKPKLKLPSEADYEAALLNLLRLQTVYELKPDSLALGVAHGEKLGSAMSWSDCLEVARKSDYAIAKYWLDIALAKLQANGTAESEQQRGKLHILEAALKLQYGDGEFASALHTAEQLLLLRPNNQQVLQLKQRLEATKATLPMHKPHAKPTAEQQLTAELCRAVGKQRTTGSRYQICQQSNEHLHMLRLEQLSADPYIMLYHNMLSPKQTAELVSWLDPQMKFNTLAQQQLLAISRQLDLVANKQLPPLWQARRHSHEHVSTTLASEQQQQQQGHSLGMLNLRAAKLGGAIVFPQLELAVLVPTGALLYFQAEDYRSRQLVCPVLLGAQLSAWAQFEVNFNLSF, from the exons atgcaaatgcgtgGAGCAGTTCATTTGTTTTGGCTAATTTGCTTGGCTCTTGGCGTTTGTGGcaacaacgagcagcagcagctacgtgAGCTGCTGGAGACAGAAGCAACACTCATTGGCACTTTGAGGGATTATACAAATGCCTtgaacaagcagctgctgcagatcagagctgagctgaggcaGCTGGAGCAGTTGCATGAGCAGGTGGGTGAACAGGTGGCTGAGCATATGGGCAATCCGCTTAATGTGCTGCGCATATTGAAGCGCTTCAGCAGCCTTTGGCCACAGCTGCAAGCGCAGGCGAATGCAACTTATCAGctgaacaagcagcagctgaagccaAAGCTCAAGCTGCCCAGTGAGGCGGACTAtgaggcagcgctgctcaatCTGCTGCGGCTGCAAACTGTCTATGAACTGAAGCCTGACAGTTTGGCGCTGGGCGTGGCGCATGGCGAGAAGCTGGG CTCGGCAATGTCGTGGAGCGATTGTCTTGAAGTGGCGCGCAAGTCAGACTACGCCATAGCCAAATACTGGCTGGACATAGCGCTGGCCAAGCTGCAAGCCAATGGCACAGCTGAGAGTGAGCAGCAGCGTGGCAAGCTGCATATACTGGAGGCTGCATTGAAGTTGCAATATGGAGATG GCGAATTTGCAAGTGCTTTGCATACGgcggagcagctgctgctgctgcggccgaACAATcagcaagtgctgcagctcaagcagcgACTGGAGGCAACTAAAGCAACACTGCCAATGCATAAGCCGCACGCCAAG CCAAcagcggagcagcagctgactgCGGAGCTTTGTCGCGCGGTTGGCAAGCAACGGACAACTGGCAGTCGCTATCAGATTTGCCAGCAGTCTAACGAGCATTTGCACATGCTGCGCTTGGAGCAACTGAGTGCAGATCCCTATATTATGCTCTATCATAATATGCTTAGCCCAAAGCAAACTGCAGAGCTCGTCAGCTGGCTGGATCcgcaaatgaaattcaacactttggcgcagcagcaactgttggcCATTAGCAGGCAGTTGGATCTGGTTGCTAacaagcagctgccgccgTTGTGGCAGGCACGTCGTCATAGTCACGAGCACGTGTCAACGACGCTGgcaagcgagcagcagcagcagcagcaaggacacTCGCTGGGAATGCTCAAT TTACGCGCTGCCAAACTGGGTGGTGCCATTGTCTTTCCCCAACTGGAGCTGGCCGTGCTGGTGCCAACAGGCGCGTTGCTCTATTTTCAAGCGGAGGACTACCGCAGTCGCCAGCTTGTCTGCCCAGTGCTGCTGGGCGCCCAACTCT ctgcctGGGCGCAATTTGAagtcaactttaatttaagcttttag